A stretch of DNA from Acidimicrobiia bacterium:
GAGGGCGCGCAGCCCGTGCACGAGGCGGTTGGCGCTGGCGAGCAGCTCCCCAGCCCGAACCTCGCGCCCGTCGGGGTCGACGAGCGCCAGGTGGTCCGGGCGCGCCGCCGCCAGTGCCCAGAACCCGAGCGGCGGCGCGTCGCCGCCGTTGCCGCCGGTCACGCTGTCGCCCCGGTGCGAGTGGGCTTGCGCGCCGGGGCCGAGTGCTCGGCCAGCCGGCGGGCCCACCGGTAGTCGGGCTTGCCGACCGGCGTGCGGGGGATGTCGTCGGTGAGCTCGAGCTGGCGGGGCACCTTGTAGCCGGCGAGCCGGGCGCGGCAGCAGGCCTGCAGGTCGGGGAGCGACGGGCGGGCGTCGCCCCGAGGGGTGACGATGGCCGCCACCCGCTCGACCAGCCGGTCGTCGGGGACCCCGACCACGACGGCGTCGAAGACGCCGGGGTGGGCCTTCAGGGCCGCCTCCACCTCCTCGGGGTACACCTTCTCGCCGCCGGTGTTGATGCAGACCGAGCCGCGCCCGAGCAGGTTCAGGGTCCCGTCGGCCTCGACGACGGCGAAGTCGCCGGGGACGACCCACCGCACGCCGTTGGGGTCGGTGACGAACGTCGCCGCCGTCTTCGCCGGGTCCTTGTAGTACGCGAGCGGGATGTGGCCGCGACGGGCGAGCCGGCCGACCTGGCCCGAGCCCGGCTCGACCCGGCGCCCGTCGTCGTCGAGCACCGCGACCCAGTCGCTGATCGTGAACCTCGGGCCCGCGGCGGGGCCGTCGAAGTCGAGGACGGTCCCGGCGGCGCCGGTCTCGGAGGCGCCGAACGAGTCGGTCACGCGGACGCCGGGCAGGCGGGCCCGGAGCTCTTCCTTCACCGCCTTCGAGAGGATGGCCCCGCCCGACCCGATGGCGGCGAGCGACCCTAGGTCGTAGCGGGCCGCCGGGGCGGCGAGGGCGTCGGCGAGCGGGCGGGCCATCGCGTCGCCGACGACCATGATTGACGTGGCGCGCTCCCGCTCGGCCAGCCGAAGGACGGCGTCGCCGTCGTAGTGCCGGTCGCAGTTCAGCACCACGGTGTCGCCCGCGTAGAAGCCGATGAAGCTGACCCACTGGCCGCCGCCGTGCATCATCGGGGCGTTAACGACGCCGACGGCCGGCGCCGGCGCCACCCGGTCGGCGAGCTCCTCGGGCCGGGTGATCGGCGGCAGGCCGAACCCGCCACCGCCGAGGGCGGCGAAGAAGATGTCCTCGGCCCGCCACACCACGCCCTTCGGGACGCCAGTCGTCCCGCCCGTATAGAGAAGGTACGGGTCGTCGGCGGCGCGGGGCCCGAACCCCCGGGCCGGGCTCGCCGCCGCCAGCGCGTCCTCGTACCGGACCGCGGCCAGCGCGCCGGTGGCCGCCCCCGAGGCTGGATCGTCGCCGCCGTCCTCGAGGACCAGGACGTGCCGCAGCCTCGGCGCCGAGGCCCGGGCCTCGAGGAGCACCGGCGCGAACGACCGCTCGACGACGACCGCGACCGCGTCGGAGTTCTCGAGGATGTAGGCGAGCTCGCCGGCCACGTACCGGTAGTTCACGTTGACGACCGCGGCGCGGGCCTTGTAGATCCCGAGCTCGGCCTCGATCCACTCGGCCCGGTTCCAGGCGTACACGGCGACGTGGTCGCCCGGCCCCACCCCGGCGGCGGCGAGGTGGTGCGCCACCCGGTTCGACCGCTCGTCGAGCTCCCGGTAGGTGCGCCGGGCCTCGCCGGCGACCAGGGCCAGCCGGTCCGGGACCCGGTCCGCGACGACCTCGAAGAGGTCGGCGAGGTTGAACTCCATCGGAGCGCAGTAGAACATGTTCTCGTCTCGGCCGGCAACCGCGCCGCGGGGGTGCCAGTGAGCGACGACGACACCACGGGCCTCCTCGACGGCCGGGTAGGGATCGTGTCGGGTGTCGGCCCCGGGCTCGGCCGCGCCATCGCGCTCGCGCTGGCGCGCGCCGGCGCCGACGTCGGCCTCGGTGCCCGCCGCCCCGACGCGCTCGCCGCCGTCGCCGCCGAGGTCGAGGCGCTGGGCCGACGGGCCTGCGCCGTGCCGACCGACGTCACCGACGCCGGCCAGTGCCGCCGGCTCGCCGACACCGTGGCCGCCGACCTCGGCCGGGTGGACGTCCTCGTCAACAACGCGTTCACCGAGGAGGACTGGCGGGAGCCCTTCGACGGCCTCGACCCCCAGCGGTGGCGGGCGCCGATGGCCGTCAACTGCTTCGGCTCCCTCACGCTCACCCAGGCCACCCTCCGGCACCTGCGCGCCGCCGGCGGCGGGTCGGTGGTCATGATCACGACCCTGTCGATCAAGAACCCGATCCCGCTCCTCGCTGGCTACGCGGCGTCGAAGCGAGCCCTCACCACCGCCGCCCACGTCCTGGCCCAGGAGCTGGGACCGGACCGGATCCGCGTCAACTGCGTCGCCCCGGGCCACATCCGGGGCCCGGTCCTCGACGAGTACTTCACCTGGATCGCGGCGCGGCGGGGCGTCGAGCCGGCCGACGTCGAGGCCGAGGTCGTGGCGCTGCACGCGCTCCCCACGATCCCGACGCCGACCGAGATCGCGGGTGCGGTCGTGTTCCTGGCCAGCGACCTCTCGCGCGCGATCACGGGCCAGACGCTGAACGTCAACTGTGGCCGGACCCTGGACTGAAAGGGGTCGGCTCGTGCTGCTGGGCGACAAGGTGGCGATCATCTCGGGCGTCGGGCCCGGCCTCGGCCGGCAGCTGGCGCTCGCCTACGCCCGGCACGGCGCCAGCCTGCTCCTCGGCGCCCGTCGCGAGGCCCGACTCGCCGCGGTGCAGGCCGAGGTGGCCGCGCTCGGCGGACGCGCCGTCGCGGTGCCGACCGACGTCACCGACCCCCGCCAGTGCGAGCGGCTGGCGCAGACGGCGATCGACGAGTACGGCCACCTCGACGTCCTCGTGAACAACGCCGCCGCCGCGAGCCGGGCCCAGCGGTTCGAGGACGCCGACCTCGACGACTGGCGGCAGGCCGCCGAGGTCACGCTCTTCGGCAACCTGCAGATGACGCACGCCGCCATCCCCGCCCTGCGCGCTCGGGGCGGCGGGTCGATCCTGTTCGTGAACTCGATGATCGTCCGCGCCCCGAGGCCCCTCGAGGGCGCCTACGCCACCGCCAAGGCCGCGCTGCTCACGGCGGCGCAGGCCCTGGCGCGCGAGCTGGGCCCCGACCGCATCCGCGTGAACACGATCGTGCCCGGGTGGCTCTGGGGGCCGACGGTCGAGCACCACCTCGAGGCGGTGGCGTCCCGGACCGGCAGCACCGTGCAGGAGCAGTACGACGAGCTCGCCTCGCACATCCCGCTCGGCCTCCCGACCGACGCCGACTGCGCCGACGCCGCCGTGTTCTTCGCCTCCGACCTGTCGTCGGTGGTCACCGGCCAGGCCCTCGACGTCAACGGCGGCGAGGTGTGCCACTGACCCCCCGCCCCTCGACACCGTCCCGGTACGCTGCCGGCGACGAAGGAGGTCGTGATGTCCCGACTCGAGCTGCCCCCCGGCGACCAGCCAGAGATCGTGCGGGTCTGGGACCTGCGACCCGAGATGGGCGCGGCGGTGCAGGGCCTGTCGTACGCCGTGTACTCGAAGAGCCAGCTGCCGGCCCGCGTCCGCGAGGCGGCCCGGATGCGGATCGCCGAGCTCAACGACTGCGCCGTGTGCCGCGGCTGGCGCATCCCCGAGCTCGCCGAGCAGGGCGTCACCGAGGATCTCTACGCCCACGTCTCCGACCCGGAGTCCGGCGACTACTCCGCGCCGGAGCGCCTCGCCATCGAGTACGCCGAGCGGTTCGCGCTCGACCACCGCTCGATCGACGACGCCTTCTTCGCCCGGCTCCGCGAGCACTTCACCGACCCCGAGATCCTCGACCTCACCATCTGCGTCGGGAACTGGGTCGCCTTCGGGCGCCTCACGATGGTGCTCGACCTCGACGAAGCCTGCGCGGTGCGGCCACGCGTCTCGGTGTGACGACCGCGACGGTCGACCTCTTCGACCTCGACCGGTTCGCCGACGGCCCGCCGCACGAGCTCTTCCGGAGGCTGCGCGCCGAGCAGCCGGTCTGCTTCCTCCCCGAGCCGGCCGGCCCGGGCTACTGGGGCGTGTTCGGCTACGACGACGTCGTCACGGTCTCGCGGCACCCGGACCGATTCGGCTCGCACCCGAACACGATGATCCGCGACCCCGCCGGCGGCGACGCCGGCGCGGGCGCGCTGATGCTGAACCAGGACCCGCCGCGCCACACCCAGCTGCGCAAGCTCGTGAACCGGGGGTTCACGCCGCGGCAGGTCGCCACGCTCACGCCGCGCGTCCAAGCCATCGTCGACCGCCTCCTCGACGGCGTCGCCGCCCGGGGCCGCTTCGACCTGGTCGCCGACGTCGCCGTCGAGCTGCCCCTCCAGGTCATCGCCGAGCTCGTCGGCGTGCCCGAGGAAGACCGGCACCGCGTGTTCGCCTGGACCGAGCGGATGATGAGCCTCGACGACCCCGAGCTCGGCGGCACCGAGGCGGACGCGCACGAGGCGATCCAGGCGATGTTCGCCTACGCCGACCGGTTGGCCGCCGAGCGCGCCGGCGGCGGCGGCAGCGACCTGCTCAGCGTGCTCCTCGCCGCCGAGGTAGAGGGGGAGCGGCTCGGGCCGCACGACGTCGACCTCTTCTTCCTGCTCCTCATGAACGCCGGGAGCGAGACGACCCGGAACCTGATCACGGGCGGGACGCTGGCCCTGTTCGAGCACCCGTCCGAGCGCGCCCGGCTGCAGCGCGACCTCGACCTGGTGCCGAGCGCGGTGGAGGAGATGCTGCGCTTCGTGACCCCGGTGCTGCACTTCCGGCGAACCGCCCGGGAGGACACCGAGCTCGGCGGCCAGCACGTCCGGGCCGGCGACAAGGTCGTGGTGTGGTACGCGTCGGCCAACCGGGACGAGGCCCAGTTCCCGAACGCCGACCGCTTCGACATCATGCGGGCGCCGAACGACCACGTCGCCTTCGGCGCCGGCGGCCCCCACTTCTGCCTCGGCGCGGGCCTGGCCCGCCTCGAGGCCCGGCTGCTCTTCCAGGGCCTGCTCCGCCGATTCCCGGACCTGTGTCCCGACGGCCCGGTGCGCCGGCTGCGGTCGAACTTCATCAACGGCATCAAGTCCTTGCCGGTGGCGGTCACCGCCGCGCCCGGCCCCGCCGACGCGTCCTAGGGAGGGGCGGCGCCGATGAGCGCGCTCAC
This window harbors:
- a CDS encoding carboxymuconolactone decarboxylase family protein — translated: MSRLELPPGDQPEIVRVWDLRPEMGAAVQGLSYAVYSKSQLPARVREAARMRIAELNDCAVCRGWRIPELAEQGVTEDLYAHVSDPESGDYSAPERLAIEYAERFALDHRSIDDAFFARLREHFTDPEILDLTICVGNWVAFGRLTMVLDLDEACAVRPRVSV
- a CDS encoding cytochrome P450, with protein sequence MTTATVDLFDLDRFADGPPHELFRRLRAEQPVCFLPEPAGPGYWGVFGYDDVVTVSRHPDRFGSHPNTMIRDPAGGDAGAGALMLNQDPPRHTQLRKLVNRGFTPRQVATLTPRVQAIVDRLLDGVAARGRFDLVADVAVELPLQVIAELVGVPEEDRHRVFAWTERMMSLDDPELGGTEADAHEAIQAMFAYADRLAAERAGGGGSDLLSVLLAAEVEGERLGPHDVDLFFLLLMNAGSETTRNLITGGTLALFEHPSERARLQRDLDLVPSAVEEMLRFVTPVLHFRRTAREDTELGGQHVRAGDKVVVWYASANRDEAQFPNADRFDIMRAPNDHVAFGAGGPHFCLGAGLARLEARLLFQGLLRRFPDLCPDGPVRRLRSNFINGIKSLPVAVTAAPGPADAS
- a CDS encoding SDR family oxidoreductase; its protein translation is MLLGDKVAIISGVGPGLGRQLALAYARHGASLLLGARREARLAAVQAEVAALGGRAVAVPTDVTDPRQCERLAQTAIDEYGHLDVLVNNAAAASRAQRFEDADLDDWRQAAEVTLFGNLQMTHAAIPALRARGGGSILFVNSMIVRAPRPLEGAYATAKAALLTAAQALARELGPDRIRVNTIVPGWLWGPTVEHHLEAVASRTGSTVQEQYDELASHIPLGLPTDADCADAAVFFASDLSSVVTGQALDVNGGEVCH
- a CDS encoding acyl-CoA synthetase, translated to MEFNLADLFEVVADRVPDRLALVAGEARRTYRELDERSNRVAHHLAAAGVGPGDHVAVYAWNRAEWIEAELGIYKARAAVVNVNYRYVAGELAYILENSDAVAVVVERSFAPVLLEARASAPRLRHVLVLEDGGDDPASGAATGALAAVRYEDALAAASPARGFGPRAADDPYLLYTGGTTGVPKGVVWRAEDIFFAALGGGGFGLPPITRPEELADRVAPAPAVGVVNAPMMHGGGQWVSFIGFYAGDTVVLNCDRHYDGDAVLRLAERERATSIMVVGDAMARPLADALAAPAARYDLGSLAAIGSGGAILSKAVKEELRARLPGVRVTDSFGASETGAAGTVLDFDGPAAGPRFTISDWVAVLDDDGRRVEPGSGQVGRLARRGHIPLAYYKDPAKTAATFVTDPNGVRWVVPGDFAVVEADGTLNLLGRGSVCINTGGEKVYPEEVEAALKAHPGVFDAVVVGVPDDRLVERVAAIVTPRGDARPSLPDLQACCRARLAGYKVPRQLELTDDIPRTPVGKPDYRWARRLAEHSAPARKPTRTGATA
- a CDS encoding SDR family oxidoreductase, coding for MSDDDTTGLLDGRVGIVSGVGPGLGRAIALALARAGADVGLGARRPDALAAVAAEVEALGRRACAVPTDVTDAGQCRRLADTVAADLGRVDVLVNNAFTEEDWREPFDGLDPQRWRAPMAVNCFGSLTLTQATLRHLRAAGGGSVVMITTLSIKNPIPLLAGYAASKRALTTAAHVLAQELGPDRIRVNCVAPGHIRGPVLDEYFTWIAARRGVEPADVEAEVVALHALPTIPTPTEIAGAVVFLASDLSRAITGQTLNVNCGRTLD